A region from the Medicago truncatula cultivar Jemalong A17 chromosome 6, MtrunA17r5.0-ANR, whole genome shotgun sequence genome encodes:
- the LOC25495635 gene encoding uncharacterized protein gives MVVEITMSPRISFSHDFSQQGVIPIEKHPLRSNSSNMNSSIDFDFCVNETSELESSSADELFSHGIILPTELKKKKINVPLKQPTIQPTPPQNFALPPLYANGSKNSSKKMITKDVKELNNIDEVDEKHSSNSKSFWGFKRSSSCGSGYGRSLCPLPLLSKSNSTGSSTSVKRMLSKEGSNVKQNSKKNSSITRSSNSFGSNNHQKAPIKRCHGGAYANNVRVSPVLNVPYSNLFGFGSIFSNNRDKSKKK, from the coding sequence atggttgttgaaattACAATGAGTCCTAGAATTTCATTTTCACATGATTTCTCTCAACAAGGTGTAATACCAATTGAAAAACACCCTTTAAGATCAAATTCATCTAATATGAATTCAagcattgattttgatttttgtgtcaatgaAACTTCAGAGCTTGAATCATCTTCAGCTGATGAGCTTTTTTCACATGGTATTATTCTTCCAACTGAgctcaagaagaagaaaataaatgttcCTTTGAAGCAACCAACAATTCAACCTACACCCCCTCAAAATTTTGCATTACCACCACTTTATGCAAATGGAAGCAAAAATTCTTCCAAGAAAATGATCACAAAAGATGTGAAAGAGTTGAATAATATTGATGAAGTGGATGAGAAGCATAGTTCAAATTCTAAGTCATTTTGGGGGTTCAAGAGAAGTAGTAGTTGTGGAAGTGGATATGGTAGAAGTTTATGTCCTTTGCCACTTCTTTCTAAAAGCAATTCAACAGGTTCATCAACAAGTGTTAAGAGGATGCTATCAAAGGAAGGTTCTAATGTTaagcaaaattcaaagaaaaattctTCCATTACAAGGTCCTCTAATTCCTTTGGTTCAAACAATCATCAAAAGGCTCCAATAAAGAGGTGTCATGGTGGAGCTTATGCTAATAATGTTAGGGTTAGTCCTGTTTTGAATGTTCCTTATTCAAacctttttggttttggttcaaTCTTCTCCAACAATAGAGATAAGAGTAAGAAGAAGTAA